A stretch of the Aegilops tauschii subsp. strangulata cultivar AL8/78 chromosome 4, Aet v6.0, whole genome shotgun sequence genome encodes the following:
- the LOC109779947 gene encoding phosphatidylinositol 4-phosphate 5-kinase 2: MPPQAAAASPQGDCCRHGQLPRWHGDAGAEALPFYVPLRKRLSVDGKSPAPRICIWECDGEAGDITCDIVAAPFRRSCSARMTMQPPAPFFRTMTPPPPRPQRVLEEEEEQQEARRPGKAIRKGHRSYGLMLNLQLGISYSVGKSSALPFKKLLASDFDPREKVWTRFPPEGSKLTPPHHSIDFRWKDYCPAVFRHLRKLFGVDPADYMLAICGNDTLRELASPGKSGSCFFITQDDRFMIKTVKKAEVKVLIRMLRSYYEHVRLHKSTLLTRFYGTHCIKQVGCPKVRFVIMGNFCCSEYKIHRRFDLKGSSHGRTIDKTERKIDETTTLKDLDLDYAFRLQRFWYEELMKQIQMDCVFLETQGIMDYSLLLGVHFRNDLSVSKIGLSQPMALPKSTGKRKSFEGGGNFCEQCFMETGCKERDLITESRRPFVQLGMNMPAQAERSSKRMLDKFLLNERHLFIAAPSGGPCDVYLFFGIIDILQDYDITKKLEHAYKSFQVNPGRISAVDPKLYSRRFQDFIRRVFVKQQH, encoded by the exons ATGCCgccgcaagccgccgccgcctcgccgcagGGAGACTGCTGCCGCCACGGCCAGCTCCCCCGCTGGCACGGCGACGCCGGCGCCGAGGCGCTGCCCTTCTACGTGCCGCTGCGCAAGCGCCTCTCCGTGGACGGCAAGTCCCCGGCGCCGCGGATATGCATCTGGGAGTGCGACGGCGAGGCCGGCGACATCACCTGCGACATCGTCGCCGCGCCCTTCCGCCGCAGCTGCAGCGCCAGGATGACGATGCAGCCGCCGGCCCCCTTCTTCCGGACGatgaccccgccgccgccgaggccgcAGAGGgtgctggaggaggaggaggagcagcagGAGGCCAGGAGGCCCGGGAAGGCCATCCGCAAGGGCCACCGGAGCTACGGCCTCATGCTCAACCTGCAGCTCGGCATAAG TTACTCGGTGGGGAAGTCGTCGGCGCTGCCGTTCAAGAAGCTCTTGGCATCGGACTTCGACCCGCGGGAGAAGGTCTGGACGCGGTTCCCGCCGGAAGGCTCCAAGCTCACGCCGCCGCATCACTCAATCGATTTCCGGTGGAAGGACTACTGCCCTGCCGTCTTCAG GCACCTGAGGAAATTGTTTGGGGTTGACCCTGCGGACTACATGCTTGCAATCTGTGGCAACGACACGCTCCGGGAGCTGGCGTCCCCCGGGAAGAGCGGGAGCTGCTTCTTCATCACCCAGGATGATCGGTTCATGATTAAAaccgtgaagaaggctgaagtgAAG GTTCTTATTAGGATGTTGCGGAGTTACTATGAACACGTTCGTCTGCATAAGTCCACCTTGTTGACAAGATTCTATGGCACGCATTGCATTAAGCAAGTTGGATGTCCCAAG GTCCGGTTCGTTATAATGGGCAATTTTTGCTGCTCGGAGTATAAGATTCACAGGCGTTTTGATTTGAAAGGTTCCTCACATGGTCGGACTATCGACAAAACGGAGCGAAAGATTGACGAAACCACTACTCTGAAGGACCTCGATCTTGATTATGCATTTCGGCTGCAAAGATTTTGGTACGAGGAACTTATGAA GCAAATTCAGATGGACTGCGTATTCTTAGAGACACAAGGAATTATGGACTACAGCCTACTGTTAGGAGTTCACTTTCGTAATGATTTGTCTGTGTCTAAGATAGGCCTCTCTCAGCCCATGGCTCTGCCAA AATCTACTGGCAAAAGAAAATCATTTGAAGGCGGAGGCAATTTTTGTGAGCAATGCTTTATGGAAACAGGATGCAAAGAGAGGGATTTGATCACAGAATCCCG GAGGCCATTTGTGCAGCTGGGCATGAACATGCCCGCCCAGGCGGAGCGCAGCTCGAAGAGAATGCTCGACAAGTTCCTTTTGAACGAGAGGCACCTGTTCATAGCCGCGCCGAGCGGGGGACCGTGTGATGTCTACCTCTTCTTCGGAATAATCGACATCCTACAAGACTACGACATAACCAAGAAGCTGGAGCACGCCTACAAGTCTTTCCAGGTCAACCCTGGCCGCATTTCTGCTGTGGATCCCAAGCTCTACTCGAGGAGGTTCCAGGATTTCATTCGCAGGGTGTTCGTGAAACAACAGCATTGA